The DNA window CTGTTCTATCGCTTCGAGACCGCGGTCGAGCAGCTGACTGCGGCTCGGGCCGTCGACCTGCAGTGGCCCTGGCAGGTGCACGGGGCCATGGCCGAGGCGGGGCTGGTCGAGGTGGACACCGCCGTCCATGCCCGCTCCTGGCCCGGTGGTAGCGCCGGGGCCCGGCACTACGCGGCCACCATCCGCCTGCTGCGCCCCAGGCTCCTGGAGGCCGGCTTGGACGGTGAGCAGCTGGACCGCCTGTCGGGGTACCTGGAGGATCCGCGGATGGTGGTTCGAGGGTTGCTGACCGTCTCGACCATCGGCCGCCGGCCAACCTCCTGACCCTACGTCGGACCGGCCGGCCAGATCAGGGCCCGGTCCGATGGCCGACCGCTCTGCGGGTGAACCGTGCTGCCAGTGCGGCGATTCCTGCGGAATCGACGCCAAGGCGTGCTGGCGGTCCAGCAGCCCGCCATGGTGGCTGGACCGGTCAGGTGCTGGCCACACCGGTCAGGGCGAAGAACTCGGCCCGCGCGGCCGGGTCGTCCCGCAGCGCGCCGAGGAGTTCGGATGTGACCATCCGGGCGTCGTGCGCCTGGACCCCTCGCAGATCGTCCAGGTGGCGATGGTCGACCCGGTCGAACACCTCTCTGGCCGGTCCCAACGCGCCGAAGTCCCAAACCATCCCGACCCGATCCGGTGGGCCGGTAAGCTCCACACGGACGTCGCAGTTGTGGCCACACCAGCCCTCCCCGCTGGCGGTCGGCACCAGGTGGGAGAACGACACCAGCCAGCCCTTGGAGATCGTGATCGCGCCGCCGGGACGGTCGGTGGTGACCCATGGAAGCGTGGCGGTGGCAGCGGCTCCGGGAGGGGTGCTCATGCCGGCACCTTTCGCGGGGTCTGGTTGGCCCGGTCAAGCAGAGGAGGGGAAAGACCGTCGTCGGGTGACTATAGGTCAACCGGGCCGGGCTCGTACAGACCGATCGTTCCGTTGTCGGGGTGCTCGGCTGGTACAGTATCGAGGTCATCGGCTCGTCCTGCCCGCTGACCGGGTGGCGGCGCCAACGCCAAGGGGAGGATTCTGGTGAGTGACGATGCTGTAGGCCCGCAGGACATTGCGGGGTCAGGCGCCAGAGGTGCTCCAGGCCCAGGGGCCGCGGCAGCGACGAGGCGGCGCCAGCTCGTCGGTGGTGTGCTTGCGGTGGCGTACGTGCTGACGATTCTGCTGGCCAACTACGCCATCACCCACTGGGGGAACGCACCGGCCTTTCCCGGCGGCCCCTACACGGTGCCGGTCTGGCCGGGCATCGAGGCGCCCTCGGGGGTGCTGTTCGCTGGGTTCGCGTTCACCTTCCGGGATCTCACCCAGGAGTGGCTCGGCCGGAAGGCCGTAGTCGTGGCCATCCTGGTCGGCGCGCTGCTGTCCTGGGTGGTCACCTCGAACCGCGATCTCGCCGTGGCCAGCGCGGTGGCGTTCCTGTTCAGCGAACTCGCAGACTTCGCGGTCTACCAGCCGTTGCGGGAGCGGCGCTGGCTGCTGGCGGTGTTCGCCTCCAACGTGGTCGCTTGGTGATCGACTCGATCTGTTC is part of the Actinomycetota bacterium genome and encodes:
- a CDS encoding 6-carboxytetrahydropterin synthase; translation: MSTPPGAAATATLPWVTTDRPGGAITISKGWLVSFSHLVPTASGEGWCGHNCDVRVELTGPPDRVGMVWDFGALGPAREVFDRVDHRHLDDLRGVQAHDARMVTSELLGALRDDPAARAEFFALTGVAST